The stretch of DNA cttgctaaataatttaatccggtgaaatgaaaatgcccaaaccgcatatgccacaaccaattatcatcacggatctcagaattaaagcaagtaagaagtgcatggttgatttttaaaggaaatagtcgattttgagacatatttacctttgcaatcaaaactcccttggcatcaacaatggtacaacaccctccagtgatatttattttatatcccttttctgacaactgtcccatactcaacaaattttggtgtaatgcaggaacatagaaaacatcggatataaaattgtgagtaccatccttcaattgaatagagattttaccttttcccaaaattggcacttttgacttatttccaaatgtcacctcagatcgtattgattcatccaactctgaaaacaattctttctttccacacatatggttactacatccagtatccaagaaccatatgttttcatctgCAGACAAACTGTTACtgaccaaaaataaggtttcagaTTCAGTAGAACTCTCACCAGATTTTTCAGCAACATTTGCTTGATTTTCATGACCATCCTCTTTATACCAGCAATCTGCAATTTTGTGTCCATATTTGCCGCAATTGTAGTAAttaaatggaaatttaccttgcttggtattattacctccacctcttccttgatTGAAGTTACCTCGTCCCCTTCCTTGATTtgagttaccacgtcctcttcctctaAAACCTCCTCTAcctcttccacgacctctaccaACTCCTTCACCTCTTTGATTAGAGCTAGTCATATTAAAggtgacttggctcttcaaagcttcttctgctaGTGGTTCCGATTTTGACGCAATCCTTTCAATATGACTTTcgatcataccttttaactcgGCAATTGACAAGTCATCGGTATCGTGTGACTCtgttattgaagccaccacatggtcataTTTCATCGGCATCGTTCgtagaactttttcaaccactgcaccatcCTCAATTGTGTCTCcgtataacctcatcttatttacaagatcaataaGACGAGAGAAATACATATCTACGGTTTCTGTAGAGGCCATCTCACAACGATCATACAACCTTCTCAACGTTTGCAGCTTAGACTTCTGTGACCGGTCAACTCCTTTGTTTGACACCTTCAAGATGTCCCAAGCTTGTTTTGCTGTTTTAGCACGAGCTAGCTGCCCAAAAATGGAGTAATGGACACCTTGATGAATTTGTCCCAACGCCAATTGATCTCGCCGTACAGCAgctgcatcagctccttctggtagaccgggatcaacatagctccaaagattttgagctttcaaatgtgtggtcatcataatttgtcaataattgtaatcgagtttcccatctaatttaggacccgaccatacaatattgaaattattggccaTATTTCACTAGAAAAAATATCTCAGGGTTGGAAGGTtgataggctctgataccaaatgttagatatatttaatcaaatatatctatgtatttaattgagagAAAGAGGGGAAAGGACGAAGAAATATAGCTAGGAAACTTTTATGAATTTTGCTTTGCTTTTATTTCTTCACTCCATTACAATTCCTACCGCATTActacaacatatataaacatagcaaacaaagatgacaaaacatTATGTCATAATCAACAACCACTAATCCATGTTTTGTGCTTTTTCCTACCCCACATCCCATAAAACATTCCATGTTTTAGGGGATATAATTATCCGCTCCATACTACCATGTTTTCAGGCATTACATCCACTtggtttatattaataataatatattattataattattattacaacaagATGAAAAACATGGATGGCAGCATATAATTTTGTTTCACTTTTCTAAACATTAATCAAAAATTTGTTTCCTTTTACACTGTGATAAAAGCTAAGGGAATTTATCttttaacattatatatatttgcttATTTACTCTTTACTGTAACCACAGGGAACACCCCCACAGGAAATACGAGCAAGCGCAAGCCAATTCTAATCATAGGTATGTCTTTCCATATATGTCTAAGGTTACCACATCTACCAGCAGCATTATCCTGCTTTTTTCTACATTTCAGAGGAAATGAGACCTCCTCTCTTCAGTTTCAGGCACTTTAGCACTGATCGTTGTAAGTATGGCTATCTTTCTTGTCTGGCAACGCAAGGAAGGAAGGAAAGGCGGCTATTCGAGAAATACATCTTCGGATCCCACCTCAGACCTTGAGAGGGGCCGCAGCAGGCTCTTTGGGATTCTAATCTTCTCCTACTCTGAGCTTGAAGAAGCCACAAGCAATTTTGATCCTTCTAAAGAACTTGGAGATGGAGCTTTTGGCACTGTTTACTATGGTAACACAATAACAGATATTCAATATCTCATTCACTACTTTAATTTCTAGGCTAATTCTTGgaataatgcaatgcaaattagGGATACTTGGGGATGGAAGAGAAGTTGCTGTGAAGCGCCTTCATGAGCGCAACTGCAAGAGAATGGAGCAGTTTGCAAATGAAATCTCAATTCTCACCCGGTTGAAGCACCAAAATCTTGTTACACTATATGGGTGCTCGACTAGGCATAGCCGTGAGCTCCTCTTTGTGTATGAATACATTCCAAATGGAACAATTGCAGATCACCTGCATGGAAAAAGAGCAGCAGATCGACTGCTCACATGGCCAATCCGCATGAAGATTGCAGTGGAAACTGCTGCAGCATTGGTTTATCTCCATGCTTCAGACATTATACACCGCGATGTGAAGACTAGTAACATACTTCTTGACAATAATTTCTGTGTTAAAGTTGCAGATTTTGGGCTCTCGAGACTCTTCCCTGCTAATGTCACTCATGCCAGCACTACACCTCAAGGAACACCTGGATACGTTGATCCAGATTATCACGAGTGTTATCAGCTAACTTATAAGAGTGATGTTTACAGCTTTGGGGTTGTTCTTATCGAACTCGTATCATCAATGCCTGCTCTGGACATGCGTAGGCATACAGATGAAATCCATTTGGCAAAACTAGCAATGAGCAAGATTGTAACAGGAGCATTTGATGAACTCATTGATTCCTCTCTGGGATATGAGAATGATACTGAAATCAATAGAATGACCACATCAGTAGCAGAGCTAGCTTTTCAATGCTTGCAACCTGACAAGGATATGAGGCTGACAATGGAACATGTATTTGAGTCATTGAAGGAGATTCAAGGCAATGAGTTGAGCAACGATGACGAAAGGGTGAATATTGAGGAAACTAATGTGTCTAAAGAAGAGGTAAGATCTCCAACTTATCCAAAATCAGTAAATATTTAATGGGTTAGTAGCTCTGATCTGCTACATCTAGCTAGTAAATGAACTAATAGAGCTGTGCTTTTTATGAAATGCTTGTAAAATCATGTGATATTTTAGGCcattaatttgtttctttttggtGTTTGTAATCTTATGATATAGGAGGTGCGAGGAAAAGCAATGCGGTGGACATGGGGTGGTCCTTCACTCGCAGATGGTGTGATTTTGAAGCATGTTGCAGCTACTAAGAGCAGTTCTTGAAGTTACTGGAACTGGCAATTGCCTTTTGACAATATGGGATTTGTAATATagtattttatttcattttcttatcAAACTTGTGATTATTGTACCTAGTGATTCCTAACCtataaatgaaattaccatTTCTATTCTCAGGGAGTAAAACCAGACTttgtattatgtttaatttcagTTTTCGGAGCAACTATTGTCTTTGTTGCACTGACAAAGTGGTCTTGGTCAATATTAGGCCATGTTTCCTTTTTATGTAACGCTTCCATTCTCAAAAGAGGTACTAAAACACTTCCATCTTTccggcaaattatatcgtggaccgcgcatcaacaCAAcagcagttacatttcaacacaactgtagttacatttcaacacaactgtagttacattttgatataactacagtttcattcgataatacaaaaaacacaaatgtgaaactgttattcagtgtcagttcatatacactgcagttacatttcaacacaactacagttaaatttcgatataactatattttcattcaataatataaaaacaaatgtaaggcactatcttttgagatgactTGTAATATTAGTGACcacggtccacggtataacgactgcatCTTTCCTATTAGTCTGGTAGTTCATTTTGGCAGGATGAATAGCTAAAGAAATTGAAGTAAGGTCCTTGtaaatttgtaacttttaaGAGTatcatattcaatatataaGATATAACATATGATTagacaacaaattattattgtgtggatcatggtccacaccgCTATGTGAACTATGAATGTAATATACAAATGACATACTTTATGTACACaataacataaataatgtactttttatttatggtccacacaaatGTGCGAACCATTGTCCATGGAACTATATGCCATTTagtattcctttttttttgaaaggtaaaaCTGCATTAATAATCATTAGAAATGTTTACAACAAGGTTCAATGGAATGAAAAGTCATTCTATACAATATGACATAGAAACAAGTTTTCTAACTAGGCTAATAAAAAATTGATCTGCAGACTGTGTTACAAATtggaaattgtgatacttaaaAGAACTTAAGGCTTCTATCAAGTGTTTGATGATCAGGCCAAATGTAGGCAAGCCAAAAAGGAaagtcttgcacaccacctgagtCTTCGTCTTCATACTGACGTCCATTGACAATATTCTCAGTTGAAGATACACACCCAATCTTGTGTCTTTGACCAATTCATCAGTGGGCAACCTATCAACCgaactgaactgcatatcatAGGCATTTTTTCATTGTGATCTACTTCGCCCAGGATGAGATTCACATAAGCCATTaccatttttatcttttttgttttccataCAAACCTCGTCAATAGAACGAGAGGGAAAAGCGCGTCAAAGAAACGAGATAAAAACACTGCAAATAAATGCAGAAGGAAACAAAATGCAAACAGTAGACAAAACAAAAGATATGTACACAAAATCCAAATCCATAATACACCACTCCCAACAAAGCTCCCTTTTCAATGTCAAGAAAAGCCAAAATATCTCTTTCCAATACGCCACTTACTAACACCTTGAAATGTTCAAAGTGTGCAAGCTTGGCTATGGAAATGGTCAGAGATGCGGTGGAAGGCGAAAAGATTTCTTATTAGATGGATTATTTGAGTTGTGCCTAAGATAGTGCAAGAGGAGGGGAAAGAAAGAAGGCTACGGTGGTAGTGGGAGGATGAGAAATGGTGGACGGCGGTGGGGAAAGAGGGTCGATGGCGAAGGGAGACGGCAGGTGATGAAGGTGAAGGGGATATAGCGAGGTCTGCTACCTCGCCTCTGCCGAACAAGTGGAGGCGGCGCCCGCCGGATGAAATGAAGAAGACGGAAGAAGACCGAAAGAAGAGAGAAAGAGGAGAAAGGAAACTGAAAACCTCTTAGGCCTTGGCATCACCTAGACAATAAAAGAgcaaatcaaatattcaaagGTAAAAGAATAACTCTTACCTTAACATCATAATAGCAATCCTTGAGAAAGCTTGGGATGTTAATTGCCTCGTCCCTAATCACTGATCAAACAAGGTCAGACATTCTCCATTTAGGGGTAAGTTGATTCCCTCCCATTCCATAGACTTCGTGTAATCCGAACAGTGATGGGTATATAATAGGAATTTCGTCATTTCCTAATGTTGGTCCTGGTGGGTAGCTAAGTGAGTCTAGAGGGGGTTGGGAtgaggggggtgaatagactcactGGGGTTTTTGAAATTTTCAACGCAAGTTTTTTTTATCTAGAGAATAAAACTTGGTCAGAGTAAGTTTGTAGAGGAAATAAtatgtttcaaaattttatattaacttTGCAAAAATTGTGTATAACTTAAAAATGATTTGGCTTGGTCGAGAGATGCAGTACGATATTGAAAAAAGTgcgtaaataaaaataatagaaaatgatatttttatagtggttcgactaTTAACGAAGACTACTTCAATCTTCTTCACAATTTGTGAAGGGTTGTACTAATATTCCCTTTTAGTACAATAATCCTCCAAGTATGCTTCCTTGATTACAAAACCGGACAACACACTTCTTCAGGTTTTTCAACTTTGCAAGTCTACTTCGCTTCTTTCTACTTTTCTCCAAGCAGAGTTGGTTGGTAAAGATTTGTTTCTTCTTTCCTCCAACTTGAAGTCTTGGATTGAATGAGCTTGAGTGGGCAGTGAAGCAGCACAAGATTTCTTTTTAAAGCTAGATAGAACTTTAACGCTTTTCTCTCATTTTCTAGATCGCTTGAACTTTTAACTTGATAGCTTGTATGATTTTTCACAAAAGACCAGCACTACCATCTGAACAAGAAGAGGGTATTGTCCCGTTGGAGGGAAGACAAATTTAAAACGCCttttgtccagtgtgtaataatCGCTGAGTATTGAACCTATGTGGGTCTCAGTACTTTATAGTCGTTTGGACCTTAATTTTTgcagacaatttgtcttttagTCTTACACAAAAGGACATGACTTTTAATGAATGTTTGACTTTGGGATATGTTCCTAGGACTTATTTGTCCAAGGTGATCACCCACAATTTTTAAGGTTTCGAAATGTCTATCGCACTAAGAATGTTTTCTGACTTGTCCACATGAGTCATGAATGATTCGTGCCTTAATGCTCAATAACAAATGATTTACTTTATCATTTGTTCAACAACTCCTCGAATGATATTTCTTTATCATTCGGTCTTGATAATCATCAAGAGGTGGGCCCTTCCATGATTCGGCCTCTTCATACCTCTTAGTCTTGCTTCATGTCTTCGGCCTCCAGGTCTTCTTTAAGTCTTCTATCTTCAGTTTCCATTTCTTGTCCTTAGACATTTGGACATTCAAGAATCTAATTACATCGAACTGGAGAGCACGAGTCCTACAATAATACAATAACTCGTCCATATGTTCATTCTATACTAGAGACAATATTTGAGAGGAAATGAGGGGTCTAAACTCCTATTATTTGGTATTATCAAAATCTCAACATGAGGGTTCCTAACAACTAAGATAT from Ipomoea triloba cultivar NCNSP0323 chromosome 7, ASM357664v1 encodes:
- the LOC116025282 gene encoding LEAF RUST 10 DISEASE-RESISTANCE LOCUS RECEPTOR-LIKE PROTEIN KINASE-like 1.1 isoform X1, coding for MTAFYFVHGEAKLLSNCTKEFSCGDLGFVGFPFAKHTQPHCGLVAVNCDTTPPNVQLGTGGDWYQLLRVFPFEADYMISLGNSKLQKHFVSHNYSNLNYTIHFQNSPSFTFLNLDASILNTLLKCNDSEADDIGNYERYNCSDGISLYYKRQLPENNLKCDAVNCTLYPSPFIIRQTNNRLTAEFGLHMQVSKTCHHCYKGGGQCTEDSKNNFHCAQGNTPTGNTSKRKPILIIVSGTLALIVVSMAIFLVWQRKEGRKGGYSRNTSSDPTSDLERGRSRLFGILIFSYSELEEATSNFDPSKELGDGAFGTVYYGILGDGREVAVKRLHERNCKRMEQFANEISILTRLKHQNLVTLYGCSTRHSRELLFVYEYIPNGTIADHLHGKRAADRLLTWPIRMKIAVETAAALVYLHASDIIHRDVKTSNILLDNNFCVKVADFGLSRLFPANVTHASTTPQGTPGYVDPDYHECYQLTYKSDVYSFGVVLIELVSSMPALDMRRHTDEIHLAKLAMSKIVTGAFDELIDSSLGYENDTEINRMTTSVAELAFQCLQPDKDMRLTMEHVFESLKEIQGNELSNDDERVNIEETNVSKEEEVRGKAMRWTWGGPSLADGVILKHVAATKSSS
- the LOC116025282 gene encoding LEAF RUST 10 DISEASE-RESISTANCE LOCUS RECEPTOR-LIKE PROTEIN KINASE-like 1.1 isoform X2 codes for the protein MTAFYFVHGEAKLLSNCTKEFSCGDLGFVGFPFAKHTQPHCGLVAVNCDTTPPNVQLGTGGDWYQLLRVFPFEADYMISLGNSKLQKHFVSHNYSNLNYTIHFQNSPSFTFLNLDASILNTLLKCNDSEADDIGNYERYNCSDGISLYYKRQLPENNLKCDAVNCTLYPSPFIIRQTNNRLTAEFGLHMQVSKTCHHCYKGGGQCTEDSKNNFHCAQGNTPTGNTSKRKPILIIGTLALIVVSMAIFLVWQRKEGRKGGYSRNTSSDPTSDLERGRSRLFGILIFSYSELEEATSNFDPSKELGDGAFGTVYYGILGDGREVAVKRLHERNCKRMEQFANEISILTRLKHQNLVTLYGCSTRHSRELLFVYEYIPNGTIADHLHGKRAADRLLTWPIRMKIAVETAAALVYLHASDIIHRDVKTSNILLDNNFCVKVADFGLSRLFPANVTHASTTPQGTPGYVDPDYHECYQLTYKSDVYSFGVVLIELVSSMPALDMRRHTDEIHLAKLAMSKIVTGAFDELIDSSLGYENDTEINRMTTSVAELAFQCLQPDKDMRLTMEHVFESLKEIQGNELSNDDERVNIEETNVSKEEEVRGKAMRWTWGGPSLADGVILKHVAATKSSS